In the Prochlorococcus marinus str. MIT 9312 genome, CAAATCCAAAGGAATTGTCTGTGCTATGTATCACTAATGTAGTGAAGTTTTGCCTTCCTTGGGGGTTAAGTGTCATGTATTACCTTTAAACAGGTAATTCCAAGCCTGGATTACATTTAGACCATTTACCAAATTCTTTTATAAAACTTTCACAAGTTTGCACATCCCAATCTGTTTTATAAGCACCATTCTTATCTTTAACTATACTGACATGAATGAATGGTTTTTTTGCTTTAAAATCAGGCATAACGCAAATATTATCAACACCA is a window encoding:
- a CDS encoding Ycf34 family protein, giving the protein MCICINCKWVDRCITYHDVENKHGVDNICVMPDFKAKKPFIHVSIVKDKNGAYKTDWDVQTCESFIKEFGKWSKCNPGLELPV